TTTTCATCCCCTACACAAATCCCTCCCACCCTCCCACATCCCCGTGCGTGGAACACAGGGGAACCACGCCGTCCCTACGCCGCTCTCCATCTCCTTCCAAACCATTGCAAGCAAATCCATTCCCCAGCCGGGCTGAACTCTGATGACAGCATTGCATGCTATATATAGCGACAGCGGATCGCCGCTCCATCCAAGCGGGGCCACACATAAACAAACGGCAGCGCGCGGATACCTCTGTGGAGAGGGGATGGTGAGCAGCCAGCGTTTGATGGAGGAGCCCCCAGACCCCGTAGCAAGGGTCCCGAGCCCCTGTTTTAACGCCTGCATCGCTCTGCTGCTGGTGTAATATGGGTTTGAAGATGAAGGATGTGCTGGGGGGTGTTGGGAGAAGAGCTAAAGGAGGCACCAAGGGTTATCCCGTGGGGCAGAGGCATCCCCAGGATGGGATCGTGCTGAGAgctcagcatccttctgagCATCCCCTCCCCATAGCATGATGCTGTCACGGGGTCCCTGGGTTTGGACCCACTGACGGATGGAAGGATATATAGGGGTTGGCACACCCAGATGgggctcagtgctgcactgcagcacagcccaggtcTTGCCCTGGCTTTGCCATGGGGTTGTGCCATGGGGATGCTCATGGGGACGGATGGAGCCCATGGGGTTGGGGAGCACCCACATCCCTGCCAGCGTGCACCCACCCCTGGGGGTCTGCAGCGAGCAGCACAGCCATACCCACATCCCCCGGGTGAGGTNNNNNNNNNNNNNNNNNNNNNNNNNNNNNNNNNNNNNNNNNNNNNNNNNNNNNNNNNNNNNNNNNNNNNNNNNNNNNNNNNNNNNNNNNNNNNNNNNNNNTCCACTGCAGCCTTAATAAATTTAAAGTTTCTAGCCAGACCATGGAAGGATTAAAATTCTTTGCATGatcaagctgaaaaaaaaaaccccaccaaaacTGTGTTAGCACTGGCTATTCAAATGGGGTTTGATAAAATGTTctaaaaatagaaacagaagtgaaaaatatgTAAGACCTGGAAAGAGGAATTTGCCTTTCAGCCTTTTGAAAGAGATCAACTTATTAGCAACTGAAAACAGGGCATTGCAATGGAAAGCATGAGGTAGACTTGGCTATTGGTATCATCCTTAGCTCATTTGCTTTAGATcttcaacaagaacaaaaatcaaatatttgaaaagccATTTCAAGCTTTGCCCAAACACAGGTGTTagaagaatttaattaaaataggCTTAAACCCAATTTTGGGAGGCACAAATACCTGTATGGAGAAATCTTTATGGACTGAAACTGGATTCAAATGTCCCACATTGCAGTGACCTGACTGTGAAGCCTAATTATTAACCAGCACAGGACGTGCACACAAAAAATTATTgcagtcattttattttaattgaaaactgTAGGTTTGAAGCTCAGACACGGAAAGGTGGCCAAAGTGTCTCCTGTAATCTACAGGCCACTCACCCACAGCCCTTGTCTTGGGCTGCTCATGGGACCAATGGAGGTAAATTGGTTATCAATGAAAACCTCATTCAAGATTTCTTACAATAATGCTTTTACCTCCCATTTGGTCTCTTCAATCTTTGGGAGAAACTCAGCCTGCTCCTTCTTGAAAGCCAcaaatttcttctccagctcCTCTCGCTGCTGGAGGAGTTGCCCCATGTCAtcttggagtttttttttctcctgctgcagcttgaATATCTGGAGCTGCAAGGCCTGTTGTGCCCGCTGCGCCTTTTTGGAGACCTGCTGCAATTTGTTGGCGTAGTTTTGCCTGAGATCCTCCATTTCCCGCTCCCAgatcttctgcttctcctcaaACACTTGGAAGATGGCTGCCTCGCTTTTGTCCAAGTTCCTTCTCATCTGGAGGACCTCCTGCTCTTTCTCCCACAGCCTGTCTTCCAAGTCTTGGATGATGTCGTCGGTGGAAGGAGAGTGGAAAGGCATCGTTTCATTGAGATGGTTCAGTCTGTTGAACGAAGAGGTGCTCTTGCTCGAAGACCGGCCGCTGTCTGAGGTAGATATCCCGTTGTATCCCACGATGTTCTTGTCCGTGTAGGTCGTGCCGATGCGGTTGATGTGGCTCGTCGAGGCGCTCATGGGGCCCACGTGCTGGCTGTAGCCTGTCCCATATGTGGGCAGACTCGTTAACGAGTTACGGCCCGAATCCGAAAGGCCTCCCACTTGGTTTGTAGTCCTGTTAAGGCTGCTCTTGTCGAGTCCACTTTTGGGTGCGGATGGGCTATTGCTGTTGGCGTGGTTCAAgctctttctgttctctgtcaCCCCGTTGCTCTGCGGCGGGCAGAGGTTCTGCATGGAATGGAAGTTTTTAGGAACTACTGGTTTAAAGGCTGAGGGTCTAACTAAGGGCTCATTgctctgcaaaaggaaaaaggatcACGCATCAAAGACAGCAGGACGTTTGATAATGACACACACAAGAGATACATCAACACAGGCTGAGTCTGCTGGAGCTGAGGCCTCTCCAGCTAGCTAGTTCCATATTTCTCAGCCTTAACACACCCTGGATCATTTGGAATTTAACATGTGAAACCTGAGAAGAGTCGGCCACTCCTAAGTTAACACTTCATCTTCCTTTGTCCCAAGTGACAAAAGAGCTTGACCTGTCCCAGATCTGCAtgattttctcccagaatactCCATTGGTCCTCTTACCATTGCTCTTTGCTAAAAGAATGGCTGCCACCTGCTTACCAGACCTGATCAAAACAATTTCGATTTTGGCAGATTACATTCTGAAGAACACCTAGATTGGAGGGTGCATTTCCCTTCTGCTGAAAACTGAATTAACCCCATGGATGAGCAGCTGTCCTGCTCTAGAAGCACAGGGCATTCAGCTCTCCTCTATGTGGATGTCATATCCTTCATGCACCAGGCAGGAGTAGGTGGGATCTATGGCCCCATCACAGTGATGCTGGGCAAGTAACATGCTGAAGCTGCtcctgatttaatttttttgtttcctgtgaGCAGACACAATGCTGGAGGGAAAATGGACTGCAGCTGCAAAGGATTTACAGAGGATTTTAGAACCTCTGAAGTCTTGCACATTCCTCTCCCCATGAGTGCacctacagaaataaaattttcctCAAAATAGGATTGAGTCTCCCCTACTGTGGGTTGGGCTTCAGGTGAAAATTAGCCCACAGGAACCAGCCTTGTATTTGAAAATGCcttgcagaagaaacaaaatgagtCCTGGTGAGCAGGGAAGGCTGGAGACCAAAAATCTGGCATCTGTCACGTGGGATTGAGATGGACTATGGGAGCCATCAGGTTAATGGCCCACGAGACAAGGCCACCAAATGCTGCAGAAACGACACTGCTTCTGGCAGCCTCCCCAGGACACAAATTACAGGATCtgctgaagcagagcagcaggctgcatAAAACATCTGGGCTCTAGGCATCCTCTAAGCTGATATGAGCCATGAGGACTGTGCTTGGACAGAGAATAATGTTTGCAGAGGTAGTTTACAAGCCTCATCAGATTGCCCCTCACCAGGAGCACTAGGATTTTGAACAGATATACACAGCTTAATTCAAATAAGACCTTTCTGTAGCAGTGGGCTGTAGAAGATGGCCTGTAAATGGCCCCAAAATAAGAATTTGACTGATGCTGGGCTGACTGAAAAGAGAACCAGCTCCAGCTCTCCCTTCTGTCAGTAGGAGAGATAGGCACAGGAACTGAGGTGGGTTAAATAATTCAAAGAACTGGAAGCTTAGCTGTGAAACAGTTGTTACCATGCTCTTGGATTCCTCCAGAACTAGCATTCTCCTTTGCTCAGCCCCATTAAAGTAGTATAGCACTAACTGTAAATAAAATTGCACCATCTACATAGTAAGAACTAGACAGTTTGTCAGGATTACTCCATTGCTTGGGTTGTACTTTTAGAGCCAAGCCACAACCACCACACTGCTCCAGGAGGCAGGAGTTCTCACCTGGTCTAGTTTGCCGGAGATTGGCAATATCTTTGGTGGGTTACTGGGCTCGCGGTACTGGGGAGGAGGTGGCATGTTCTTCTCGTTGTTGGTGGTCACATTCCCACAGATGTCCATCTTCACCTTCTCACTCTTACGCAGGTCGCCGTTGATGTAGAGGGAATTGGAGACCTTCTCTGACTTGTATGTCTTCTCCTCGCCGGAGTAGCGGTTGGAGATCTCCCTTGTGGAGAACCCATTGCGAGACCCCTCCATCTGCCGCCCGCTGCTCTGCGTTCGGGTCCCCACGCTCTTCATGGCAAACTCCTGGTCGTTGGCCACTCCACTCCCCACGCTCCCCATGATGCTCCGGGATGTGTTTTGGGATGGCCGAGGAGCAAATCCGTGGAAGTTTTCTGGATTGGGGTACGTTGGGTCACTAAGAACTGGCAGCGTCTCTAGCGTGGCCATGGCAGCTCAGAGGTGAGGTGGAGGCACAGGTCAGTGGCActggaagaaggaggaaaagtgaAGGAATTTTAAAGAGATGCCTTTTTGCCACCACACCCTTTTATAGATCGGCATcatgcagagatgagcagaTCCACGGGCTGAGTGGCAAAAGGGCAGGTGCTGTCACAGCTCAGTGCGTGGCATGCAGCAGATAATGGGGCTGCCCTCCTCTCTGTGACCTTCAACCCTCCAAGGAGGAGCAGCGCTCAGTCTGTGCCTTGGACTGACCAAAACAAGGCCGTGGGAAACAGATAACATGCTGATAAAGGCTATAGCGGTTGTTTTGACCTGGTCGCAGCCCCATAACACCTATTTCTATTCCTTTTCCATTGGAACCAGCCTTCACATGACTGGATACTGTCCCCGAGTTCTATCACCACCTGAAACCCCAGTCCTGTGATTTCAACCCTGACTTCAAAGACATACAAGCATCTGTGTTTTGGGGAAACACCTGAAACATCCGTGTTTTAGGGAAATTTCCTAAATAGTGGTGATTACATTAGTGTTGAACTTGCTAACAACTGAGGGGGTCAAGGTCCAGAGCTACTGATGCCTAGACAAGTCTTACAGGAGTACAGTTTATCACTTCCTAAAAAATTCAGGCCTCTTCTTGAAAGtcccttctgaaaataaagctgtCCGTGCACTCTTGCATCCAGCCTTCAGGATCTACTCTGCATTGGGTCTTATCCCATTTCAAGGAATAAAGGCTCACAACAAACCTTTTTTGATTACCTTTTTAGATAATGAAGGATTTGACACTGTATCTTATTACACTGTACCTTTGATGCAGGATCCTGTTACCTGATACGTTGCAAGGGAAGGGAGAAGACACACTGCTAAGTTTGGATGATTGTAATGAATCCCACAGTCTCTATATTTTGTGAAAAGCAATACACTTCTCATTTCTAACTTGCTTTGTAGGGTCTGCATGCtcttcccagtgctgctccagAAGAGCTTTGGTCTATCTGGAGTCCCATCTTTTATCTACCAGCCTGTGCAGAGGTCTCTGATGCCTTCAGGTGTTTCAATTCACACTGAGCACAGCTGAACCAAGCCTGCAGGTGCAGAGTCAGTGGCACATGGGCAGCTGTAGAGACTTAGCTTATCATCTCACCTACCCTTACTGAACTTATTGACTAGGTCCCCATGGACtgaatgattatttttatttcttttttactttttgtcttAGAAGCTCTCAATTTCAAAATTTCCAATGTGAATCATCCTGCCAGGATGGGTACTAAATCAAGACTGAGGAGCAGTGGGGGATGCAAGGTTTCCCTTTGGATGAAAAAGACACTGAGAAAGTATTGCCCTTTGGATGGAACATTGGTGATAGGGAGGCTTAGACAGGGCTGGCAGGAAAGGAAGATCAGAGGGTATTTCAGTGgggctttccttctttttgagGTGGAGCTGTTAAATCAGCCCttccccagctccagcagaagAGCTGAACTTATTTCTTTGGAGAGCTTGCTTAGCAGTAGAGCTCAGCTCCAATGTAATATTGGTATTTATACAGATAATGGGAAATTTGtactaataatggaaaaaatcatgccaaaaaaaaaacccaaaaaaccaaaaacatgaGTCTGTGCAGCTTGTCATTGCATTTCTACAGACTTCCTTCAGGGTTACTGCTTGTAGCCTCCTCTGTTTCTCCAGAGCCCTGACCTTGAAGAAAACTGCCCTGTCTGAAATGTGATCTGAGTATGGTGGGGCTGGCACTATGGTGCTGAAGGGAGATGATGCAGAGCTCCTCTGGGCCAAAATAGGGAGGGGAGGAAAAGTTGTGCCAGGTGGGTAGGATGAGGGAAAGCCAAGCTCGAGTCCTGAGTGGACCTGAAGGAGCCTCTGTGACCTGAGACACACTAGATGTGTCCACCTGTCCATAATAGGATGCAGCTGGTGGTGTAGCCTTCTCCATCCTGAAAGGACATCCAAAATCCACTCTGCAACACTGGTCTGGCACTGATGCTTTCTGCGTGATCCCCTGATTGATTCTTAGTATCTCCATCCAACACTGCAATCAGAGAGATTGCTACGAGAGGCAGTTATTTATAACAGAACACATTTAAGTTTACACACTTGTGCTGATCTCTGCTCTGTCCATGGATGTGgctcaaagtcaggctggatggagctttgggCTCCTGGTCTGGTAGGAGGtagccctgctcatggcaggggttggaactggttGGGCtttaaaatcccttccaacccaaaccatgctgtgattctgagGGCAGGATGAGATCATTGGAAAGTCTgattcttcaaaacaaaacagaaaaggcagCACAAAAGCAAGCAGTGTGAGCTAGAAAAGAGAAGTGTTCTCTCAGGAAGGAGCTTCAGTCTGGACAGAGAGATGACAGTGACCTCTAGGCCACCATAGAGGAAGGTGACTTATCAGCTCCACCATCAGTGGTCCTCATCACAGCCTTTCTCAGCCCTCAGGGACCCCAAGGATCCCAGGGAATGGTTTTCACATCAAGAGGCTTTTGCTTAGGATCACGTCCTTACAACACTGAGACATTGTGCTGACATTCCCGTTCAGCCCCAGCGACCCAAGGGCAGATGCTTCAACTGCTGTCTCATGGTGTGGGATCAAAGCTGTGTCACAGAGGCAGTCTCTGTAAATGGAACTGGTTTTGCGTGATTTCCCCCCNNNNNNNNNNNNNNNNNNNNNNNNNNNNNNNNNNNNNNNNNNNNNNNNNNNNNNNNNNNNNNNNNNNNNNNNNNNNNNNNNNNNNNNNNNNNNNNNNNNNCCGCCACTTCCGGCCACCTGATAGTGACGCACTTCCGGTCGTACGGAAGCCGAGAGGGGAGGGGTGAAGGCAGGGCGAGCGACTCGTGGTGCCGGCAGATGGCGGCGGCGGAGCGCAGCACCAGAGTCACGCGGTGCGCTGCTAGAGGCACGTGACAAGGACGCTGAGCTACCTCAGGGGGGTGCCGCCATGTTGGGGCTCTTCAGGGCTGCCCTGAGGGGAGCTCGTGGGCTCCGGGTTGTGTCAGCGCATGAACTGAGCCCGGCTCCGTCCCACTGCACCTCCCTGCAGGGATTTATGGCCGTGGATAGGATCCCCCCTGACCCTCCCCTGCTCCatgctgagcagccccagctctctcgCTGGAAAAGACTAATAGGATCAGCAGGTCCAACCGATGACCCACCTGTGGAAAGAGATGGGGCTGAATGGGGTCTTGGCATGCGAATGGGGTAGAATTAGCTCATGTTGAGTGCACAGTGCTTGGGCTGGCTCAGGCACCTCTGCAGGGCCATGGCTGACATCTCCATCTGGGTTTTGTcatccccactgtgtccccaccTCAGGTCTGACTCAAGGTTGGATGGGCTGCTCGCGTTTAAGCTCAGTATGAAGGAACACATCACTCCAGTTTTACCTATCTCAGTAATGCCTGTCATCCCAGTGGCTTTGGATCAGCCTTGAATGTGATCGTGGGAGCTTGATGTGGAaggaattcacagaatcacagaatggccagggttggaaggaacctcaaggatcatgaatctccaatcccactgctgcatgcagggccaccaacctccttaatgccagaccaggctgcccagggcccccccatccaacctggccttgaacacctccagggatggacagggcatccacaacctctctgggcagctgttccagcacctcaccactctcatgataaagaatttccccctgacatccaacctaaatcttccctccctcaacatcaaaccattttcccttgtcctgcagttatctaccctttcacagagttggctcccctcctgtttgtaggcttcctttaggtactgaaatgctgcaatgaggtcaccctgcagccttcccctctccaggctgaacaagcccagctctctcagcctgtctttgtaggggaggtgctccagccctttgatcatcttgggggctctcctctggacctcttcGTTGATTTGGGAGTGAATCAGTTGCCCAGGTGTAGGGGACTGGATCCATCTGAGTGCTGAGGGGTGAGAGACACTATGTCTACGAGAAGTGCTGCTCAGTCAGCTATGGAACATCCCCATCTAGACTGAGCCAAGGTTAGACCTAAaacaaatcataaaatcatcagagttggaaaagagcactaagatcatctagtccaagcgTCAACACATCACCACTatgcccattaaaccatgtccatCACATGTTCCTGTCTCACCATCGCTTCCACCACCGTGGCTTTGTGCTGCCCACCAGCTTGTGATGCTTGCTCTCAAATGCATGCAGAGCCTGAGCAGCCCTTGTGCCCCAGGAAacaccccatccctggaggtgcttagggctgggttggatggggccctgggcaacctaatCTGGTGtggggcaaccagcccacggcaggggttgggactgggtgagctTTAAGGTACTTTCCcacccaaaccatcctatgattcaatgattctgtgaatgcagGATTGGAGACGACCATCTGCTTGGAGGGAAAGACATGGACACGTGTGTTGCTCCACTCTGCTCCACTTATCCCCTTCTCCTCCATGATGTCAGCCGCCTCCTCATCCTCTGGGCCGTGCTTTCATCCCACTCTAACGGGCTACAAGGAAGTAGGTGTCTGGCTGTGCTGGTGTGACTTTCCCTTATGGGGCCATCTCCAGGTAGCCCCCAGTCACCATTCCCCAGCCCACGTCCCTCCCAAAATCCCTCATGGTCTTGCTGCTTCTCCCATTTGCAACACAACCAGGCAAGCCACACAGTCAGGTTTTTAAAAGGGGcctttctccattttattttgctcaaTAAAAATCCTTCACAGTCAGATAGAGATAGGAGAGTGAGAGATACGTATACATATAGAtcttcatatatatttatatatatacatacctctgtacagatatatatatattcactgTAGAAAATCGCAAAGGCAGTAGCTCTTCACATCTTTATAACCCCATGGAAACATACAACAGACTAGCAGTAGATTGTGAAATGTGGTATAGTTTTAACAAGAGTTTTCTAAATGGATACACCTTCGCTGTACAAAAATCCCAGAATGCTGCATTttatctcttcatttttctacCTCTTCTCTTTAAATACACTGACCAGAGGCAAAGTCAAGACAACAGTGTTTGGAAGTGATTGGTGGACAGGAGAGACACCCAACCttatggaattatttttaaatatttttaagtttatatatagatatatatatattaatttttttctttttctttttcttcttttttttttccttttatttcttttttttgtcaaagTCTCGTTAAACGCAGTTCAGAGAACCAGCAACAGTCAACGCAGAACAAACAGTAACAGAGTCGAGTTCAGAACACTTCTGGTTTTGAATTCacagtaagagcagagagagatcGAGGCTTCAAGAAACAAACAGAGGAGGGGAAGCACAAGGGTTGAATTTACAGTCAGGCATGTCCAAAACGTTGGACAAAGGGTCTGATGCAGAGatcctacacacacacacacagcctggAAAGCTCTGGCTGCTCCCCCACGGGGCTTTTATTGCTGGTGAGATCAGACGACAGGCTTGCTTGGGGCACAGGCTCGCCCAACCTGACATCCCACTACTGGGGAGCTGGGTTTTAGGGGCctattctcctggagaagagaCACAGAAACCGGTGACTAAGAATGCGCATCTATTTTGGATGAGGAAACCCTCGCAACCGTACTGCCCTGTGCAAGGTGAAGGCTGAGAGTGAGTCCTGAAGGGCCACCTCTCAGCTCACAGCATTTATCGGGTCCACATGAGTGCAAACAAAGACACCTTGGAGGAGACCCAGCCTCCTTgggctgggctctgcagggaCACTGCTGTGTGGGAAAGGACTGCATAGACTCGTTGGCCAGTTGTGCAGCATTTTGGCACCGGTGGCCGTGCGTTTTTGCACCGGTGTCTGAGCTCTACCTGGACATGTTTGCTCCCTTCAGCTACTGGAAGGGAACCTGTGTGCCACCATGGGCAtcttcttctctgagagagttCCTAGGACAGCCTGGCACCCAGGAATGAGAAAACCTTGTTTCCCATTGGTGTGTGGCTGTCATCAAATATGACTTTTGGGTTCAGACACCTCTGGGGACCCAGTGGCTCGCATGTCAGTGATCTGCAGTGAGCTGACTTGGCTGCTGGCACCCAGCAACAGTCACGGGATGGGCACCAAAGGAGGATGGACCACACATCCCAGGGACCCACACTGATTGCCTGCTGGACATGGGCTCTCTGAAGGAATGGGGACCACCAGGCTCATACATTTTTCACATTCCTTATCTGGACCCAGACCTGGCCTCACATCGCTTTTTGAaggagagcccagaactggagtTACGATGGTATTCAAGAGAACATTGGATTGCCTGCAAGTATCAGAGTTGGGAGGAGTCCTTTTTAAACCTCCCTAGAAAAACCTATTGCTTTGTGACAGAAAGCAGAGACTTTCTGCTTAGAAAACAGATCTGTAGAGGAGCCCTGAAAACACAACCATACATGCCAGAGGTTGTCCCAGGATCCAGATCTGATGCAATCCCCCCTCATGGAGAGAAACTGGGAAGAGGCTTATCCTGAAAGTGCACAGgctcatttttgttttgctgacaGTTGTGCTGCCAGTGTGGAACATCTGATTGGGAAGCTGACATCTGAAAACTGCTGGATGTGATCCCAGTGCCTCATTGCCCCCATGGAGACCCGGTGGCATGGGAGCTGTGTGATCAAGGTTACTTTTATGTCCCTTACACCCCTGCCTTTGCAAAGGGTGGAAGGACTGGGGAAGCCTCAGAGATGGCTGGGTTTAGTATTGTGATGGTGTGAAGCCCCATGCAGTGATCTCAAAGGATTAAAGGCAATGGAGATGTCCTTCAACAAGAAGCAAGATCTCTCATGGAGGTAAAACAGGGCTGATGTAGCTGACATGGGAATGATGGAGATGTGAGGATCAGTAGTCTAGAAAGCTCCTCTAGGGGGAGGGGCAGGGCAAGCCACTCTCAGTGTAAGCTCCTGCTTGTTAATGGAAGTGTCTAGGAGAACACTGGGAAAGGCAATAAGTGTTCCTGGGACAGTGTTACACCAATGAACTGAAATCAGGCAGGAGAGTCTGGAGAGCTGATGCAGAGGGGCAGCAGGACACAGGCAACATCGTGAGAAGATCTTCAATGAGGGATCTTGGTGAAAGGTAACTCTGTAAAGTGCCTCTTAAGGCTCTGACTGGAAGATTGGGTTATAGTAACAGCAAGCTCCAAGACAGAAATGAGGGCTGCCACTGCCCATCAGCAGGCTGTTATTCCTGACAGAAatggagcagagctcagcacagccatggGGCAGAAGCATGGTGCAGGGGCATATGGTAGGGGCTGAGGATGCTCAGTGGTGATCTGGGGAGGGGACAAGGGGACAGTCAGAAAGACCACTGGCTCTCACATTTTCCTGGCCCATTCACATTGAACCAGAACAGGCCTTTGACTGCTAAACAATAGAAGACCTGTGGCTCTGAAGACAGGTGTAATGGCTTGGCATGCCTCCTTACAGATGAACTCTTTACTGctcaagaaaaaaagggaatcaGTTCCATCCTGCCTCCTGAGTCCCTACTCACCCTGGGTGACACATGGAGCTGCTTGGCACCAAGGAGGACATTGGCATCACCAGCTGGCGACACCCTAAAACTGTGAAAAGTACCATCCTTTCTACCCTGTCCTCTCTCCCAGCCCATAtcagtttcttccttcctgggaAGACTGGGAGTCAGATCCAAGCACACAGTCCAACACTTCCCAGAGATCTTTGGTCACATTTTTCAGAGCTCGCTGTCTCAAGCAAGCTGTAAAGTGCCACAGTGAGGGACAGGATTGGGGTGGGTTGGTCCTTCCCATGGAGCTTGGAGGGACACCATTGGGAGCCCCAGTGCAGGAGGTTTTCTGGGGATATAAGATGGGCAGGCAGACTTGAGCCTTAACCTGGGGGCAATTGTAAGTCCTAGCTCAGGGTGAAAGCAAGCATGGGGGCAGGACAAAGTGACACCAGGCTGCTCTCTTGGAGCTGATCCCAAGCAGATTGCTTTCCTGGGATTTGCTGAGCTTTATCCATTTCCAGTGCAGCCAATAGAAGCTCAGAGAGTGCTGAGCACCCTCTAGATAATGCTCAGTGCTCAAACGCAACATCTGCTGCTACTTCCAACCCATTCACTGGTATAGAAGCCACAAAGCTTTATTGTCTCTTCATTTAATCATTCATATATAGAGCTAGGCTGTTATTAACATCCACTTGTCTCCATATAACATAGCAGCATAAGAATGACTCAACTCCTATCTTGAGTGGAAACCCAGAGGTGATCTCCCTGTGGCATTACAGTAGTGACAGCTGGAACTCCAGCTGGCTGCCACGAGACACTGGCAGAACCTAAGTGGGACTGTGTGAAGCACAACACGTGATGGTTGCAGCATTCACAGCCAGGGAGAGAGAAATGCTGGTTGTGCAAAGGGTGCTACCTCAGTTGGGTGGGCACCTTGTAGCAACAGGATCACAGCAGCCTCACCATGATGGTGGAGCAAATCAACTTCACTCACAGGAACTGGTAAGAAGGGCTGCTTGCACCTCTGCTTGCACCAGGAGAGCTGGTCAGCCTAAGTCCTCATGGGTGGAATTTGCTGGAGTTAATCAATGCCCTGCATTTGTTCATATAACAGCTGTGTGCATGCAGTATGCCTCAGTTTCCTGCATATGGGTGGTATGCCACTAGGAATTCTCCAGGTCTTCCCA
Above is a window of Meleagris gallopavo isolate NT-WF06-2002-E0010 breed Aviagen turkey brand Nicholas breeding stock chromosome 4, Turkey_5.1, whole genome shotgun sequence DNA encoding:
- the LZTS3 gene encoding leucine zipper putative tumor suppressor 3, with translation MATLETLPVLSDPTYPNPENFHGFAPRPSQNTSRSIMGSVGSGVANDQEFAMKSVGTRTQSSGRQMEGSRNGFSTREISNRYSGEEKTYKSEKVSNSLYINGDLRKSEKVKMDICGNVTTNNEKNMPPPPQYREPSNPPKILPISGKLDQSNEPLVRPSAFKPVVPKNFHSMQNLCPPQSNGVTENRKSLNHANSNSPSAPKSGLDKSSLNRTTNQVGGLSDSGRNSLTSLPTYGTGYSQHVGPMSASTSHINRIGTTYTDKNIVGYNGISTSDSGRSSSKSTSSFNRLNHLNETMPFHSPSTDDIIQDLEDRLWEKEQEVLQMRRNLDKSEAAIFQVFEEKQKIWEREMEDLRQNYANKLQQVSKKAQRAQQALQLQIFKLQQEKKKLQDDMGQLLQQREELEKKFVAFKKEQAEFLPKIEETKWEVKALL